The following are encoded together in the Trachemys scripta elegans isolate TJP31775 chromosome 7, CAS_Tse_1.0, whole genome shotgun sequence genome:
- the DDIT4 gene encoding DNA damage-inducible transcript 4 protein, with translation MPGVWDSFSSSLPPIPEQRENQPSPIFSRGKSWQQEVPDRCVRAESSDCESLDSSLSCEGDAEYLDEVSLPDFDLLNDPEDELLCNNLMKLIQVSLNKANINSRRCSRLVMPSQLVTQVSKELLHLAYSEPCGLRGALIDLCVEQGKGCHSVGQIAVDPNLVPTFQLTLVLRLDSRLWPKIQGLLSSGTSFTPGFSQSLKLSTGFRVIKKKLYSSEQLLIEEC, from the exons ATGCCAGGCGTGTGGGACAGCTTCTCTTCCTCGCTGCCTCCCAttccagagcagagagagaaccAGCCCTCACCCATCTTCTCCCGGGGAAAGAGCTGGCAGCAGGAAGTGCCCGATCGCTGTGTCCGAGCGGAGAGCTCCGATTGTGAATCCCTGGACAGCAGCTTGAGCTGTGAAGGAG ATGCAGAGTACCTGGATGAAGTTTCTCTGCCAGACTTTGACTTGTTAAATGACCCAGAAGATGAACTCCTATGTAATAATCTCATGAAACTAATCCAAGTCAGTCTGAACAAAGCCAATATCAATTCCAGGCGTTGCTCCAGACTTGTGATGCCAAGCCAACTCGTCACTCAAGTCAGCAAAGAGCTGCTTCACCTGGCTTATAGTGAGCCCTGTGGACTGAGAGGTGCCCTCATTGACCTGTGTGTTGAACAAGGGAAGGGGTGTCACAGTGTGGGGCAGATTGCAGTGGATCCGAATCTTGTGCCTACTTTCCAGCTGACCCTTGTGTTAAGATTGGACTCCCGGCTCTGGCCTAAAATCCAGGGACTTCTTAGCTCTGGGACTTCTTTCACTCCTGGCTTCAGTCAGTCGCTGAAGCTGAGCACTGGCTTCAGAGTCATTAAAAAGAAGCTTTACAGCTCTGAGCAGTTGCTAATAGAGGAGTGTTGA